One Saccharopolyspora erythraea NRRL 2338 genomic region harbors:
- the groES gene encoding co-chaperone GroES produces MASIKPLEDKIVVQASEAETTTASGIVIPDTAKEKPQEGKVLAVGPGRVDDKGTRIPVDVKEGDVVIYSKYGGTEVKYNGEEYLILSARDVLAVVN; encoded by the coding sequence GTGGCGAGCATCAAGCCGCTTGAGGACAAGATCGTTGTCCAGGCGAGCGAGGCCGAGACGACGACTGCGTCCGGCATCGTGATCCCGGACACCGCCAAGGAAAAGCCCCAGGAGGGCAAGGTCCTGGCCGTGGGCCCGGGCCGCGTCGACGACAAGGGCACCCGCATCCCGGTGGATGTCAAGGAGGGTGACGTCGTCATCTACTCCAAGTACGGCGGCACCGAGGTCAAGTACAACGGCGAGGAGTACCTGATCCTCTCCGCCCGCGACGTGCTGGCCGTCGTCAACTGA
- a CDS encoding alkaline phosphatase D family protein, translated as MSDPTNPGPRRAVSRRAVLLGGAAALGASTLGGTSLASALSSPGAGLGRRIADPFTLGVASGDPLADGVVLWTRLAPEPTAEDGTGGMPDKVVEVQWEVAEDEAFSRIVQSGEQDAAPDLGHSVHVELEGLKPGAEYFYRFRAEGSISPVGRTRTAPAPGTMGELTMCFASCAHFGEGYFTAYRRMAEDEPGLILHLGDYQYEYAAKDSDVRKVLGPETRTLANYRQRHGQYKTDPDLQLAHSVAPWLVVWDDHEIENNWADETPEKPDDGFLDRRKAAMQAYYENMPLRSGSKPNGIDTQLYRRYQWGALANFHMLDTRQYRSDQACGDGVQSGCSDREDPNRSLTGAEQEKWLIDGFNATSARWDVLGQQVFFSKIDLTPGAEKGYNMDAWDGYVANRDRIAGAMAGSKVRNGVVLTGDVHRHWAAEIKRTHDDADSPAVGTEFVTTSVTSGGDGNDDGNEDVLGENPHVKFYANRRGYIRTKFTETQLRADYRVLGQVSKPDAAAETAKSFVVEDGNPTLNPA; from the coding sequence ATGTCCGATCCCACCAACCCCGGTCCCCGTCGCGCGGTGTCCCGCCGCGCCGTCCTGCTGGGCGGTGCCGCCGCACTGGGTGCCTCGACGCTCGGCGGCACCTCGCTCGCCAGCGCCCTGTCCTCGCCGGGCGCCGGCCTCGGCCGCCGCATCGCCGACCCGTTCACGCTCGGCGTCGCCTCCGGCGACCCGCTGGCCGACGGCGTCGTGCTGTGGACCCGCCTCGCGCCGGAGCCGACGGCGGAGGACGGCACCGGCGGCATGCCCGACAAGGTCGTCGAGGTGCAGTGGGAGGTCGCCGAGGACGAGGCGTTCTCCCGGATCGTGCAGTCCGGTGAGCAGGACGCCGCGCCGGACCTCGGCCACAGCGTGCACGTCGAGCTGGAGGGCCTGAAGCCGGGCGCCGAGTACTTCTACCGCTTCCGCGCCGAGGGCAGCATCTCCCCGGTCGGCCGCACCCGCACCGCGCCCGCGCCGGGCACGATGGGCGAGCTGACGATGTGCTTCGCGTCCTGCGCGCACTTCGGCGAGGGCTACTTCACCGCCTACCGCCGGATGGCCGAGGACGAGCCGGGCCTGATCCTGCACCTGGGCGACTACCAGTACGAGTACGCCGCGAAGGACTCCGACGTCCGCAAGGTGCTGGGGCCGGAGACGCGGACCCTGGCCAACTACCGCCAGCGCCACGGCCAGTACAAGACCGACCCGGACCTCCAGCTCGCGCACTCGGTCGCGCCGTGGCTGGTGGTGTGGGACGACCACGAGATCGAGAACAACTGGGCCGACGAGACGCCGGAGAAGCCCGACGACGGCTTCCTCGACCGGCGCAAGGCCGCGATGCAGGCCTACTACGAGAACATGCCGCTGCGCAGCGGCTCCAAGCCCAACGGCATCGACACCCAGCTCTACCGCCGCTACCAGTGGGGCGCGCTGGCCAACTTCCACATGCTCGACACCCGGCAGTACCGCAGCGACCAGGCCTGCGGCGACGGCGTGCAGTCCGGCTGCTCGGACCGCGAGGACCCGAACCGCTCGCTGACCGGTGCCGAGCAGGAGAAGTGGCTCATCGACGGGTTCAACGCCACCAGCGCCCGCTGGGACGTGCTGGGCCAGCAGGTCTTCTTCTCCAAGATCGACCTGACGCCCGGTGCCGAAAAGGGCTACAACATGGACGCTTGGGACGGCTACGTCGCCAACCGCGACCGGATCGCCGGGGCGATGGCCGGGAGCAAGGTGCGCAACGGCGTCGTGCTGACCGGTGACGTGCACCGGCACTGGGCGGCGGAGATCAAGCGGACCCACGACGACGCCGACTCCCCCGCCGTGGGCACCGAGTTCGTCACCACGTCGGTCACCAGCGGCGGCGACGGCAACGACGACGGCAACGAGGACGTGCTCGGCGAGAACCCGCACGTGAAGTTCTACGCCAACCGGCGCGGCTACATCCGCACGAAGTTCACCGAGACGCAGCTGCGCGCGGACTACCGCGTGCTGGGCCAGGTGAGCAAGCCCGACGCGGCGGCCGAGACCGCGAAGAGCTTCGTGGTCGAGGACGGCAACCCGACGCTGAACCCGGCCTGA
- a CDS encoding alkaline phosphatase D family protein encodes MPEPAGERHALTRRTLIAAAGATAAIGLAAGPARAGASADPFTLGIASGDPAPDGFVLWTRLATEPLADDGLGGMPARAVDVQWEVAEDERFARVVRRGSEQAAPELGHSVHVELAGLRPGREYFYRFRCGNHLSRTGRTRTAPAAGTLTSPLTMCLASCAAWEHGFYTAYRRIAEDDPDLVLHLGDYQYEFGHLGYPVLPGIARRVEGGETFTLADYRRRHAQTKTDPDLQLAHSVAPWLVVWDDHEVDNNWADEHHEFWGDTEEFLERRRAAFQAYYENMPLRRSSVPQGIDMQLYRRVRWGALANLHMLDTRQYRSDQACGGLLGPCGQESDPSRTLTGDEQESWLLEGFRESRARWDLIGQQVMMGRHDKLAGPLKVTDMDTWDGYTASRDRITRGWVEAGVRNPVVLTGDIHEHYANDLKLDYDDPDAPVVGAELVTTSVTSNGDSAGEDFGGDPENPHIRFHDTMRGYVRTRVTSTELKADFRVLPYVSRPYAPAETKASFVVSDRVPGLQEASTFAR; translated from the coding sequence ATGCCCGAACCCGCTGGTGAACGCCACGCCCTGACCCGCAGGACCCTCATCGCGGCCGCAGGCGCGACCGCCGCGATCGGCTTGGCCGCCGGACCCGCCCGGGCCGGCGCGAGCGCCGACCCGTTCACCCTCGGCATCGCCTCCGGCGACCCCGCACCGGACGGCTTCGTGCTCTGGACCAGGCTCGCGACCGAGCCGCTGGCCGACGACGGGCTCGGCGGCATGCCCGCGCGCGCGGTCGACGTGCAGTGGGAGGTCGCCGAGGACGAGCGCTTCGCCAGGGTCGTCCGCCGCGGCAGCGAGCAGGCCGCGCCCGAGCTCGGGCACTCCGTGCACGTCGAGCTCGCCGGGCTGCGTCCCGGGCGCGAGTACTTCTACCGCTTCCGCTGCGGGAACCACCTCAGCCGGACCGGCCGCACCCGCACCGCTCCCGCCGCGGGCACCCTCACGTCCCCGCTGACGATGTGCTTGGCCTCCTGCGCGGCCTGGGAGCACGGCTTCTACACCGCCTACCGCCGGATCGCCGAGGACGACCCGGACCTGGTTCTGCACCTGGGCGACTACCAGTACGAGTTCGGCCACCTCGGCTACCCGGTGCTGCCTGGCATCGCCCGCCGGGTCGAGGGCGGCGAGACGTTCACGCTGGCCGACTACCGGCGCAGGCACGCCCAGACCAAGACCGATCCCGACCTCCAGCTCGCGCACTCGGTCGCGCCGTGGCTGGTGGTGTGGGACGACCACGAGGTCGACAACAACTGGGCCGACGAGCACCACGAGTTCTGGGGCGACACCGAGGAGTTCCTGGAGCGCCGCCGGGCCGCGTTCCAGGCCTACTACGAGAACATGCCGCTGCGGAGGTCGTCGGTGCCGCAGGGCATCGACATGCAGCTCTACCGGCGGGTTCGCTGGGGCGCGCTGGCGAACCTGCACATGCTCGACACCCGGCAGTACCGCAGCGACCAGGCCTGCGGCGGGCTGCTCGGCCCGTGCGGGCAGGAGTCGGACCCGAGCCGCACGCTCACCGGCGACGAGCAGGAATCCTGGCTGCTGGAAGGTTTCCGCGAGTCCCGCGCGCGCTGGGACCTGATCGGCCAGCAGGTCATGATGGGCCGGCACGACAAGTTGGCCGGACCGCTGAAGGTCACCGACATGGACACCTGGGACGGCTATACCGCCTCCCGCGACCGGATCACCCGCGGCTGGGTCGAGGCGGGAGTGCGCAACCCGGTCGTGCTCACCGGTGACATCCACGAGCACTACGCCAACGACCTGAAGCTCGACTACGACGACCCGGACGCCCCGGTCGTCGGCGCCGAGCTGGTGACCACGTCGGTGACCTCCAACGGCGACTCCGCGGGCGAGGACTTCGGCGGGGATCCGGAGAACCCGCACATCCGCTTCCACGACACCATGCGCGGCTACGTGCGGACCAGGGTCACCAGCACCGAGCTGAAGGCGGACTTCCGCGTGCTGCCGTACGTGTCCAGGCCCTACGCCCCGGCGGAGACGAAGGCTTCGTTCGTGGTCTCCGACCGGGTGCCGGGGTTGCAGGAAGCGTCGACCTTCGCGCGCTGA
- a CDS encoding SanA/YdcF family protein — MHGRWWLVALGGFALAAFVLLPLQWALARSAGRIRTAEDVPATEFGLVLGAGVRYDGRPSRILQGRLNVALALHRAGRVRRLIVSGSPHSRGYSEPVVMRDYLVARGVPPEDVLLDESGVDTCSSARAAARTFGLRAITVVTTNFHLRRSVALFRRAGIDTYGVGHDAAADGLRRVAARGARREVLATVKAFWWRA; from the coding sequence GTGCACGGACGTTGGTGGCTGGTGGCGCTGGGCGGGTTCGCCCTCGCGGCGTTCGTGCTGCTGCCGTTGCAGTGGGCGCTGGCCCGCAGCGCCGGCCGGATCCGCACCGCCGAGGACGTGCCTGCCACCGAGTTCGGCCTGGTGCTCGGCGCCGGAGTGCGCTACGACGGCCGCCCGAGCCGCATCCTCCAGGGCCGCCTCAACGTCGCGCTCGCGCTGCACCGCGCGGGCCGGGTGCGGCGCCTGATCGTCAGCGGCAGCCCGCACTCGCGCGGGTACAGCGAGCCCGTCGTCATGCGCGACTACCTCGTGGCGCGCGGCGTGCCGCCGGAGGACGTGCTGCTCGACGAGTCCGGTGTGGACACCTGCAGCTCCGCCCGCGCCGCGGCGCGGACCTTCGGCCTGCGCGCGATCACGGTCGTCACGACGAACTTCCACCTGCGGCGTTCGGTCGCGCTGTTCCGCCGCGCCGGCATCGACACCTACGGCGTCGGCCACGACGCGGCGGCCGACGGCCTGCGCCGCGTCGCCGCGCGCGGGGCTCGGCGCGAGGTGCTCGCCACGGTCAAGGCGTTCTGGTGGCGGGCCTGA
- a CDS encoding alpha/beta fold hydrolase: MIDLVTHTSPTFVLVTGSGATSFLWNPLVTEIVLRGHRALPVELPGHGFDAVFPDGYGSPQDTEVFAGAPSPLAALTLDDYADHALGVVRRAAEHGPVVLVGHSLGGATVTRVANAAPELLAHVVYLCAYCCVDEPSVAAYAPSAPAPGSPLERARRIAFLGDPRGTGVMRTNPRTGDPDVLAVQHELLMADLDAARVPAVLAYATQPDEPLRVVLADARVDPATWGRLPRTYVRTSRDEVVPPALQDRMIAEADRRTPGNTFTSHTVEASHFAPLTHPAEIADILVGALRQEG, encoded by the coding sequence ATGATCGATCTCGTGACGCACACCAGCCCGACCTTCGTCCTGGTGACCGGTTCCGGTGCCACGTCGTTCCTGTGGAACCCGCTGGTCACCGAGATCGTGCTGCGCGGGCACCGCGCCCTGCCGGTCGAACTGCCCGGCCACGGCTTCGACGCGGTGTTCCCCGACGGCTACGGCAGTCCGCAGGACACGGAGGTGTTCGCCGGCGCGCCGTCACCGCTGGCCGCGCTGACGCTGGACGACTACGCCGACCACGCGCTCGGCGTGGTGCGCCGGGCCGCCGAGCACGGTCCGGTGGTGCTGGTCGGGCACAGCCTGGGCGGCGCGACCGTCACCCGCGTCGCCAACGCCGCGCCCGAGCTGCTGGCCCACGTCGTGTACCTCTGCGCGTACTGCTGCGTGGACGAGCCGTCGGTGGCCGCCTACGCGCCCTCGGCCCCGGCACCCGGCAGCCCGCTCGAGCGTGCGCGTCGCATCGCCTTCCTCGGTGACCCGCGCGGCACCGGGGTCATGCGCACCAACCCCAGGACCGGCGACCCCGACGTGCTCGCCGTGCAGCACGAGCTGCTGATGGCCGACCTCGACGCGGCGCGCGTGCCCGCGGTCCTGGCCTACGCCACGCAACCCGACGAACCGCTGCGAGTGGTGCTCGCCGACGCCCGGGTGGACCCGGCGACGTGGGGGCGCCTGCCGCGCACCTACGTCCGCACGAGCCGGGACGAGGTGGTCCCGCCCGCGCTCCAGGACCGGATGATCGCCGAGGCCGACCGCCGCACGCCGGGCAACACCTTCACCTCGCACACCGTCGAGGCGAGCCACTTCGCGCCGCTCACCCATCCCGCCGAGATCGCCGACATCCTGGTCGGCGCGCTCCGGCAGGAAGGCTGA
- the groL gene encoding chaperonin GroEL (60 kDa chaperone family; promotes refolding of misfolded polypeptides especially under stressful conditions; forms two stacked rings of heptamers to form a barrel-shaped 14mer; ends can be capped by GroES; misfolded proteins enter the barrel where they are refolded when GroES binds) encodes MAKQIAFDEQARRALERGVNQLADAVKVTLGPRGRHVVLDKQFGGPQVTNDGVTIAREIELEDPYENLGAQLAKNVATKTNDVAGDGTTTATVLAQAMVREGLRNLAAGANPTALGRGIQAATDAVVDALKAKATPVKGRDNIAQIATVSSRDESIGALVGEAMERVGEDGVISIEESSTLATELEITEGVQFDKGFVSPYFVTDSERQEAVLEDAQILLHREKISSIQDLLPLLEKIAQSGKPLLILAEDVEGEALSTLVVNAIRKTFKVVAVKAPYFGDRRKAFLDDLAAVTGAQVIAPEVGLKLSEAGPEVLGSARRITVTKDTTTIVDGRGPQDDVKARAEQIRKEIEVSDSDWDREKLQERLAKLAGGVAVIKVGAATETELKERKSRIEDAVAASKAAAEEGSVPGGGSSLIHAAKELNGDLGLSGDEATGVRLVRTALEAPLFWIASNAGQEGAVVVSKVRDLDWGQGYNAATLTFGDLVQPGIVDPLKVTRSAVANAASIARMVLTTESAVVDKPEEEDSAAAGHGHGHSH; translated from the coding sequence ATGGCTAAGCAGATCGCTTTCGACGAGCAGGCCCGCCGGGCGCTGGAGCGCGGCGTGAACCAGCTCGCCGACGCGGTTAAGGTCACCCTCGGCCCGCGCGGCCGCCACGTCGTGCTCGACAAGCAGTTCGGCGGACCGCAGGTCACCAACGACGGCGTGACCATCGCGCGCGAGATCGAGCTGGAAGACCCCTACGAGAACCTGGGCGCCCAGCTCGCCAAGAACGTCGCCACCAAGACCAACGACGTCGCGGGCGACGGCACCACCACCGCCACCGTGCTGGCCCAGGCCATGGTCCGCGAGGGCCTGCGCAACCTGGCCGCCGGTGCCAACCCGACCGCGCTGGGCCGGGGCATCCAGGCCGCCACCGACGCGGTCGTCGACGCCCTCAAGGCCAAGGCGACCCCGGTCAAGGGCCGCGACAACATCGCCCAGATCGCCACCGTGTCCTCCCGCGACGAGTCCATCGGCGCCCTGGTCGGCGAGGCGATGGAGCGGGTCGGTGAGGACGGCGTCATCAGCATCGAGGAGTCCTCGACGCTGGCCACCGAGCTGGAGATCACCGAGGGCGTCCAGTTCGACAAGGGCTTCGTCTCCCCGTACTTCGTCACCGACTCCGAGCGCCAGGAAGCCGTCCTCGAGGACGCGCAGATCCTGCTGCACCGGGAGAAGATCTCCAGCATCCAGGACCTGCTCCCGCTGCTGGAGAAGATCGCCCAGAGCGGCAAGCCGCTGCTGATCCTGGCCGAGGACGTCGAGGGCGAGGCGCTGTCGACCCTGGTCGTCAACGCCATCCGCAAGACCTTCAAGGTCGTCGCGGTCAAGGCCCCGTACTTCGGCGACCGCCGCAAGGCGTTCCTGGACGACCTCGCCGCCGTCACCGGTGCCCAGGTCATCGCCCCCGAGGTCGGTCTCAAGCTGTCCGAGGCCGGACCCGAGGTGCTGGGCTCGGCCCGCCGGATCACCGTCACCAAGGACACCACGACCATCGTCGACGGCCGTGGCCCGCAGGACGACGTCAAGGCCCGCGCGGAGCAGATCCGCAAGGAGATCGAGGTCAGCGACTCCGACTGGGACCGCGAGAAGCTGCAGGAGCGGCTGGCCAAGCTGGCCGGCGGCGTCGCGGTGATCAAGGTCGGTGCGGCCACCGAGACCGAGCTCAAGGAGCGCAAGTCGCGCATCGAGGACGCGGTCGCCGCGTCCAAGGCCGCGGCCGAGGAGGGCAGCGTCCCCGGTGGTGGCTCCAGCCTCATCCACGCGGCCAAGGAGCTGAACGGCGACCTGGGCCTCTCCGGTGACGAGGCCACCGGCGTCCGGCTGGTCCGGACCGCCCTGGAGGCCCCGCTGTTCTGGATCGCCAGCAACGCCGGCCAGGAGGGCGCGGTCGTGGTCTCCAAGGTCCGCGACCTGGACTGGGGTCAGGGCTACAACGCCGCGACGCTGACCTTCGGCGACCTTGTCCAGCCGGGCATCGTGGACCCGCTGAAGGTGACGCGCTCCGCCGTCGCCAACGCGGCCTCCATCGCCCGCATGGTGCTCACGACCGAGAGCGCCGTGGTGGACAAGCCGGAGGAGGAGGACTCCGCGGCGGCCGGGCACGGCCACGGCCACTCGCACTGA